In Heyndrickxia vini, the sequence ACATCATTTATCAAGGCGATGAAAATTGGATTGGGATCATTAATCGGCTTCATTAGCAGTGTGGTCGTAAAAGGGTTAATTCAAGTTATAATGGTTATTTACTTTTTTATTAGTATTAGGGGGTGAAATATTTTTAGAAAAACTAGGCAATTTATTTGCCTGCTACTTATAACTTTGGTAATCTTAAATTGAAATTACATGAATCACTTTGATTCAAACATTTACATAGGGAGGAATTTACCATGGCATTTGAATTACCACAATTACCTTATGCATATGATGCTCTTGAGCCTCATATTGACAAAGAAACAATGAATATCCATCACACAAAACATCATAACACATATGTAACGAACTTAAATGCAGCTCTTGAAGGAAATGAAGAACTTCTTAGTAAATCTGTTGAAGAAGTCATTGCGAATCTTGATGCAGTTCCTGAAGCAAAACGTACTGCTGTTCGTAATAATGGTGGCGGACATGCAAACCACTCATTATTCTGGAAACTTCTTTCACCAAATGGTGGAGGAGAACCAACAGGTGAATTAGCAGAAGCTATTAATAAA encodes:
- the sodA gene encoding superoxide dismutase SodA; this encodes MAFELPQLPYAYDALEPHIDKETMNIHHTKHHNTYVTNLNAALEGNEELLSKSVEEVIANLDAVPEAKRTAVRNNGGGHANHSLFWKLLSPNGGGEPTGELAEAINKKFGSLDKFKEEFAAAGASRFGSGWAWLVVNNGELEVTSTPNQDNPLMEGKTPILGLDVWEHAYYLNYQNRRPDYIKAFWNVVNWDEVAKLYAAAK